One part of the Glycine soja cultivar W05 chromosome 11, ASM419377v2, whole genome shotgun sequence genome encodes these proteins:
- the LOC114377218 gene encoding LOB domain-containing protein 38-like, which yields MSCNGCRVLRKGCSESCILRPCLQWIDTPEAQGHATVFVAKFFGRADLMSFISNVPEPQRPALFQSLLFEACGRTVNPVNGAVGLLWTGNWHVCQAAVETVLRGGTVRPMPELLGLDAPTPTTDDASEGEVTCTDKWRVRDPNPNFRFPGSRSDKGSSGGKRKRFEELAKLQTATTDLNLRLTPSFLQNAANFGCRQEIRWPGSPSMNSEESGTTTACLESGIGDHYAPDGDRKVLNLFI from the exons ATGAGTTGCAACGGGTGCCGCGTCCTTCGAAAGGGTTGCAGCGAGTCTTGTATTCTGCGGCCGTGTCTACAGTGGATCGATACGCCCGAAGCACAAGGCCATGCCACTGTCTTCGTTGCCAAATTCTTCGGTCGTGCCGACCTCATGTCCTTCATTTCTAACGTCCCCGAACCCCAAAGGCCcg CTCTGTTTCAATCTCTGTTGTTCGAAGCGTGTGGAAGAACAGTGAACCCTGTCAACGGTGCTGTGGGACTTTTGTGGACCGGAAACTGGCACGTGTGCCAGGCGGCGGTTGAGACGGTGCTCCGTGGCGGCACCGTCAGGCCCATGCCGGAGCTTCTCGGCCTAGACGCTCCCACTCCCACCACCGATGACGCCTCCGAAGGAGAAGTTACCTGTACCGACAAGTGGAGAGTCCGAGATCCGAACCCGAATTTCCGGTTCCCGGGTTCGAGGTCCGATAAGGGTAGTTCCGGCGGTAAACGCAAGCGATTTGAAGAGCTCGCCAAGCTTCAGACGGCGACGACGGATCTCAATCTCCGGCTGACGCCGAGTTTTCTGCAGAACGCGGCGAACTTCGGCTGCCGGCAGGAAATTCGCTGGCCGGGATCTCCGTCGATGAACTCCGAGGAGTCCGGGACGACGACAGCGTGTTTGGAGAGCGGGATCGGAGATCACTACGCTCCCGACGGAGACCGGAAAGTGCTGAACCTTTTCATTTGA
- the LOC114374260 gene encoding queuosine salvage protein-like, which produces MDHVRETSAWVASRSSHVLVDSAGIEKVVSTIDSIPKVEWDFEGIHYFDNGPLTVQYLFVLDALNFCFWPDKDLNYDDLASGLKAALQNDKSAFDADRLQKYTGPQLRELLRWPRPLPLEDERVRLLHEVGIELERNFEGKASNLVECCGKSAMNLVALVARHFPGFRDHTVYKGRQVFLYKRAQIFAADLFGAFRGQGYGEFKDIGSLTIMADYIVPAVLRQLGVLKYSPTLASTIEASGEIGPGTEEEVELRACSVHAVEKMRELISVKSGRQVLSVELDLWLWASGVQSTSLQHHRTLSIYY; this is translated from the exons ATGGACCACGTTAGGGAAACCTCTGCTTGGGTAGCTAGCCGCTCCTCCCACGTTCTCGTTGACTCTGCAG GAATTGAGAAAGTGGTGAGCACCATTGATTCCATTCCCAAGGTTGAGTGGGATTTCGAAGGGATTCACTACTTTGATAATGGACCACTCACCGTTCAGTACCTGTTTGTGTTGGACGCTTTAAATTTTTGCTTCTGGCCTG ATAAGGATTTGAATTATGATGATTTGGCATCTGGGCTAAAGGCAGCTCTTCAAAATGATAAATCTGCATTTGATGCTGATCGTCTGCAAAAGTACACTG GTCCACAACTGCGTGAGCTTTTGAGGTGGCCTAGACCCCTTCCTCTGGAAGATGAACGAGTTAGGTTACTACATGAG GTTGGGATTGAATTAGAAAGAAACTTTGAGGGTAAAGCATCCAATCTTGTGGAGTGCTGTGGAAAATCAGCCATGAATCTTGTTGCTCTTGTTGCACGCCATTTTCCTG GTTTTAGAGACCATACAGTGTACAAAGGACGCCaggtatttttatataaaagggCTCAGATATTTGCAGCAGATTTGTTTGGTGCATTTAGGGGCCAAGGATATGGTGAGTTCAAAGACATTGGCTCTCTAACTATAATGGCAGACTATATTGTCCCAGCTGTGCTTCGACAGCTTGGTGTTTTAAAATATAGTCCAACACTTGCCAGTACTATTGAGGCCAGTGGAGAAATAGGTCCAGGGACTGAAGAGGAAGTTGAACTGCGTGCTTGCTCTGTACATGCAGTGGAGAAAATGAGGGAGCTAATAAGTGTAAAGTCAGGAAGACAG GTGCTCAGTGTGGAGCTGGATCTTTGGCTCTGGGCTTCTGGTGTTCAGTCCACATCTCTGCAGCACCACCGTACACTTTCAATATATTACTGA